The genomic window CCATCGCCGCACCTATATTGGAGCCATGCCAGGCCGCATCATCCAAACCATGAAAGATGCAGGCACGATCAACCCAGTTTTTATGCTTGATGAAATCGATAAGCTGGGCAATGATTTCCGCGGCGACCCAGCAGCGGCCTTGCTTGAGGTACTTGATCCTGAGCAAAATAATACCTTTGCCGATCACTACCTTGATCTGCCGTATGATCTTTCGAAGATTATGTTTATTACCACTGCCAACATGCTCGACCCAATCGACGAGCCATTGCTTGATCGGATGGAGATTGTTGAGCTACCAGGCTATATCGAAGAAGAAAAAGTGCAAATTGCCCGTAAATTCTTGATTCCCAAGCAAATCGAGGCCAATGGCTTGAAGCAACATCCGATTACGATCAGCGATGAAGCCTTGCGCCAAATCATTCGCACCTACACCTGGGAAGCGGGCGTGCGCAACCTTGAGCGCGAAATTGGCGGCATTTGTCGTAAAATTGCTCGCCGTGTCGCCGAGAAAAAGCGCTATCCACGCCGAATCACGCCAACCATGCTCACCGATTTTCTTGGTCAGCCGCCGTTTGACTATAGCCGCGCCAATGATCGCGATGAAATCGGGGTGGCGACAGGTATGGTTTGGTCGAGCAACGGCGGCGATGTGGTCGCAATCGAAACCGCGATTGTTGATGGCAAAGGCACAACCACCCTGACTGGCCAACTTGGCGATGTGATGCAAGAATCAGCCCAAGCAGCGCTTTCGTATGCCCGAGCCTCATCGCGCCGTTTGGGGATCGATGGCAAACGCTTCGAAAAAATCGATATTCATATTCACGTACCCGAAGGTGGTGTGCCCAAGGATGGGCCATCGGCAGGGATTACTTTAGCCTGTTCGGTCATTTCAGCCTTAACCCATCGGCCATTGCGCCGCGATGTGGCCATGACTGGCGAAATCACCCTGCGCGGGCGAGTGCTGCCAATCGGCGGGCTGCGTGACAAAATTTTAGGGGCATATCGCGCAGGCATCACCACCATGCTGATTCCCAAAAAGAATTTGCGTGATTTGGAAGAAGTGCCCAACAATGTGCGCCGCCAAATAACCGTGGTTGCGGTTGAACATATGGATGAGGTCTTACCAATTGCCTTTGTCTCAAATCCGCTTGAGCGCGGCAGCCAACACACTAGCGACGGCGATCAAACCAGCGTGGTACTACCAACGATCACCCAACCGCAGCTTGGCTCAGTCGAATTGTGATTTATTGCGCAAGTTGGTAAGCTCGGAAGTAAACTCACCCTCGTAAGCTAGGATTAAAGTCATCCATTCAAGTAGCACAATCGCGTACTCTTGGCATGATACCTGCCTAGGTAGCTACATGAGATTAGGCGATTGGACGCAGGAAACCTGACCTTTGCGAGGTTTTTAAATCGATCCACATTACGGGGGTATTGCAGATTATGCAACATATCGTGGTTGTTGATGATACACCAGCGTTAGCCGAATTAGTCATGCGCATGTTGACTCGCTATGGCTATAGTGTGCGCACGCTGAGTGGCGGGCTGCAATTAATTGAATATATGCGCCAACATCGCCCAGCACTTGTACTACTCGATGTAGGACTGCCAGTCAAAGATGGTTGGACGCTGATTCGCGAAATTCGCATGCAGCCTGATTTAGCACATATTCCGGTGATCGCCGTCACCGCACATGCCGCCGACGAAGACCGCCAACGCGCCTTCAGTGCTGGCTATACCAATTATCTTTCTAAGCCGTTTGATGTTCAAGATTTATTGCAGATGGTGCGCGGATACGTGCCATCGGCAGTCTAGAGGAGTCGTGTGTGGCCGCCCGTTCAATGCCAACAATCAACTTGCCAACCCAGCTAAAGGCTCATCTTCAGGCCGGCCATCCATGGGTCTACCGCGACCATGTGCCGCCTAGTACTCGTTTAGCCAGCGGCACATGGGTGCGGCTACACTGTGGCAATTGGCAAGGATTTGGCTTGTGGGATGCTCGCTCGCCGATCGCTCTACGCATTTTTTCGAGCCGCATGCAGCCCGATGCCAACTGGATCAAAACGGTTGTGCAGCAAGCATGGCAAGCGCGTGAACCGTTGCGCCAAACTGCCACCACTGCCTATCGTTTGCTGTTTGGCGAGGGCGATGGCCTACCAGGGATCACCGTTGATCTCTATAATCAATATGCCGTGATCGCGACCTACGCCGATTGTGTTGAGGTATTGATTGCCGATGTGGTCAAAGCCTTACAAGCTAGCGTGCCGCAACTGCGGGGCGTAGTGCGCCGCCGCCGCGACGATAGCGAAAACGACGATGAAACTGGCAAAATTGAGTTGTTGTGGGGCGAATTGCCACCAGCTCAATTGGTGATCGAAGAACATGGCCTTAAATTAATTGCTAATTTGTTTGAGGGCCAGAAAACTGGCTTATTCCTTGATCATCGTGAAAACCGCCATACCATTGAACAATGGAGCAATGGTAAAACGGTGCTCAATTGCTTCTCATATACTGGGGCATTTTCGTTATACGCTGCTCGGGGCGGAGCAACTGCCACCACCAGCGTCGATATTGCACCAGCTGCTGCCCACGATGCTGAGCAAAATTTTATGCTCAATGGCTTGATGAACGAACATCAGCGCTTTTTGGCCCGCGATTGCTTCGATTTTCTCAGTCGCACGATTCAGCGTGGCGAAACCTATGATTTGGTGATTCTCGACCCGCCTTCGTTTGCTCGCTCGAAGAAGAATATTCATGCAGCAACTCGTGCTTATGTCAAACTCAATGTCTTAGCGATTCAATGTGTGGCTAAGGGTGGGCTATTGGCCTCGGCCAGTTGTACCAGCCAACTTTCGCCCGCCAATTTTCGCTTGATGCTGGGCGAAGCTGCTGCCCAAACTGATCAGCAATTGCGAATCATTCATGAAGCTGGGCAAGCGCTCGATCACCCAGTACCAGCGCATTTTAATGAAGGCCGCTATCTCAAGTTTGTGCTAGCTCGCGTTGATGAGCGGATGTGATAGGTGTGATCTAACCGCGAAGAACACGAAGGCTGCTAAGATCTCCAATGTCTGGATTGGCGATCTCATTGTTTCTGCCAACTCCCAGCCTTTGCGTTCTTCGTGCTCTTCGCGGTTTCAACGCTTAATTTGCTTTCTGGATTATTTCCATTACCCCAACTCCCAGCCTTCGCGTTCTTCGTGCTCTTCGCGGTTTCAGTGCTCCCGATCTCCATTCCAAACTAGCTCATTTATGCTAAAAAGCCCAATTTATGCTACAATAGCAAGGCAGAATGTGTATCTACGAGGAGCCTGAGCAATGCCAATTCGTGTTTTAGACCCAACTTTAGCCGCCCAAATCGCTGCTGGCGAGGTGGTTGAACGCCCAGCCTCGGTTGTCAAAGAATTAATCGAAAATTCGGTCGATGCTGGCGCTACCGAGATTCGGGTCGAGGCACGCGAGGGCGGCAAACGCGAGTTGCGCATTCAAGATAATGGCTGTGGCATTGCCAGCGACGAGGTTGAAACGGCATTTTTGCGCCATGCCACCAGCAAGGTAACCGAAATTGAAGATTTATTTTCGATTCGCACGCTGGGTTTTCGTGGCGAAGCCTTGCCGTCAATCGCCTCAGTTGCTCAAGTAACCTGCCTTACCCGCACTGCTGCCGATGAAGTTGGCACTGAATTGCGGATCGCAGGCGGCGAAATTCAGGCTAAAACGCCGCGTGGCTGCTCAGTTGGCACAACCTTCACAATCCGCAATCTGTTTTATAACACCCCAGCACGGCTCAAATTTATGCGCTCCGATGCTACCGAAATGAGCCAAATCAGCACGATCGTTACCCAATATGCCTTGGCCTACCCCAACATTCGCTGGACCTTGCTGCTCGATGGCAAGCTGGCTTTGCAAACTCCAGGCAATGGACGCTTGCTCGATGCCTTAATCGAATTGTATGGGATTGATGTTGGCCGCGAGATGATTAGTGTTGATCGTACCTCGGAAGCCGAAGATGAAACCGTGCGGGTCCACGGCTTTGTCAGCCAGCCCTCGACCTTTCGCGCTGCCCGTTCGTATATGCACCTATTCGTTAATCAGCGCTGGATCAAGCCGCAAGGCAATTTGGTCTATATGATCGAAGAGGCCTACCATACCTTATTAATGAAGGGTCGGCATCCGATTGTGGCCTTGAATATTGAGCTTGAGCCAGAAGCGGTTGATGTGAATGTGCATCCAACCAAGAGCGAAGTCAAATTCCGCAATCAATCGCATGTCTATGGCGCATTGACCAAAGCGGTGCGCGAAGCCTTGGCCGCTCAAAGCACTATTCGGGCTTGGACAGGCTTTGGAGCCAATGAAAGTGTCAATCGGCGGGTCGAATTACGCTCGCCCAATGGTGAACGACGTGGCGCAAGCAATGATGCACCCTTGTTTGATGATGCGCCAGCAGCGCCACGCCCTCAGGTCAATAATTATCCTGATGATGATTTTGATTCGACCGTGAATTTGCCGCCAATCGCGAAACAAACGCGGTTTGAAACTCCAACCACCAGCCAAGCCAGCAGCTTCTTGCCGCCGCAACAACAGGCTTTTGATTCGGCGTATGCGCCGAGTATGCCAGCCCCAGGCGAGGCCAAATTGCCCATGTTACGGGTGGTTGGCCAAGTTAACGAAACCTATATTGTGGCCGAAAGCAGCGATGGTATGTATTTGGTCGATCAGCATGCGGCCCACGAACGGGTGGTGTATGAGCGCTTGATGGCCGAACATCAGGATGTGCCAATTGAACGCCAAACCCTGATGTTAGCGCAACCGATTGAATTACCACCAGCGGTCACCCGCTTGCTCAGCGCTCATTTGGTCGATTTAGAGCAATGGGGCTTTGAGGCCGAGGAATTTGGCGAAGGCACATTAATGTTGCGAGCGGTGCCAAGTGGCTTGCATGTTGGCCAAATTGCTACGGCATTGATGGAAATCGCTGATCATTTAAGTTATGAAGGCGGAGCCACTAGCGACGATCGACGTGAAAAAATGTTGACCACGATCGCCTGTCATAGCTCAATTCGCGCGGGCAAAACCCTGACCCACGAAGAGATGCGCCAGCTTTTGCAACAACTTGAGCGCTGCGAAATGCCGCGCACCTGCCCGCATGGCCGCCCAACCATGCTCCAAATCACCCAAGGCCAAATCGAACGCCAATTTGGGCGCAAAGGATGATATAAGAGCATAGAACATAGGATTTAGGGGCATTTAACGCAGAGGCACAGAGACGATTTAGGGGTCAGGAGCCAGCGATCAGGAGTCAGGATTGACGCTTGAGTTCGGTAATGCCAAGCTGACCCCTCGCCCCTGAATCCTGAACCCTTCGTGTCCTTCGTGGTTAAAAAACTAACTTCCAATAACACCCAAGATCATTTTATGTTCTATGTTCTATGCTCTATGTTCTTCACTAGATTTGCCAAATAAACAAGGCGAGGGTTGCTAAACTAATCGCGATGATTTTGCGGGCAGTTAATTGTTCGCGGAACAATGGCACAGCAATAATCGCCGTAATTGGCGTTTTGAGGTTAATTGCTAGCAGCACAAATGGCAGCGTTGCCGCGTCGGACATGGCTTGGGCATGCATCATCGCCACAAAACCACCGAAGGTGATCAAGCCAACTACCGCACCCCAACCCCATTCGTGGCGGCGCACTTGCGGTGTAAGGTGCAAGCCAGGAATCACCCCAGCCGCAAAATCAACAAACATCAACAATCCAATTTGTGCCCCAAAATTACGCGCATAGGTCACAGCAGCAAAACTTGAAACCACCAACAAGCCTAAACAAACATAGGTGGCGTTGCTTAGTTTCTCGCTACCTTTAACTTGAGCGCCAATGAGCACGGCGACTGCGGTTAATACACAAGCCAGTAGATTGCCCAGCGTAGGATTACCAGCCTGCGAAGGCAAATTGATCGTGACCGAGCCAACTTGCAGCATATTCCAAGCGGCGGGCAAGAGTAGAATCATCACTCCAGCAATCACTAAATCCAAATTGCTAATCGCAAAAACCAATGAGGCAGGCGAATGCTCCAAGGCTTTGGCGCGGGCAATCGTGGCAAAATAAAAGGTCACGCCAGCCAAAAAGGCCAAAATCGCCGCCGGCCACGACCACGATTCACCGCTGGCGATAAAATAGATTAGCCCACAAATTGTTGCAATCACACTTGAAGCATAAACCATCTGGGCCGGACGGGTCCGACTAGCAAGCGCCTTGAAGAGCAGTGACAATCCCGAATAGGCCACTACTGCCAAAGCTGTTAATCCAAAAACCATCGTGTTCCACCTTGGTGTGTCAATAAAGAGTTCAATGCTGGTTGGAACAGAGACGACAAAAAAGCGCGGGAAGACCCGCGCCCAAAGACTCATCAGCGAGGCTACTCAGTAATTGTCTCGCCTGCTGCCGTCCAAGGCGGCTCGACGATACATAAAAACTCTAAGCGTTGTTCGCCATCGTTGCGCAACCATTGTGAGCAACGTGGCGGAATATAGTAATACGAGCCAGCCTCGATCGCATGGGCCTGACCATCAAGCACCATCGTTCCATGTCCAGCGATAATGTAGTATACCTCAGATTGTTCAAGCCAGTGATCGGTAGTACGACAACCAACATCAACGTAGGCATGGGCTAAACTATAGCCAATGTGAACTTGCTGCTGAGCTGGATGCAACAATTCGCGCAAATGGCAACCATCGCCAGCCACAAACTCGGCTTGATCGCGCAGATGCGCCAAAAAAACTCGGTCGCTCATTCCATCCCCAGGTAGGCCTTTTGCACATCTTCATCTTCGCGCAACGTTGCGGCATCGCCTGCCTTAACAATTGCCCCAGTTTGCAGCACATAGGCTCGATGGGCAATGCCTAACGCCATCAAAGCGTTTTGCTCAACCACCAAAATGGTTGTGCCTTGGCTGTTGATATTTTGAATAATTTCAAAAATCAGGTCAACCAACACTGGGGCTAACCCCATCGATGGTTCATCGAGCAACAGCAAGCGAGGCCGCGACATCAAAGCGCGGCCAATTGCCAACATTTGCTGCTCGCCACCAGAGAGCGTGCCGCCACGCTGAGCAACCCGCTCCTTCAAGCGTGGAAATAGCTCAAACACCCGATCCATGTCGCTAGCAATTTCAGCTTTATCGTTGCGGGTGAATGCGCCCATTTCTAGGTTTTCGCGCACAGTAAGGTTGGCAAAAATCCGCCGACCTTCAGGCGATTGCGAAATACCCTGCGAAACAATTTTATGGGCGGGCACACCATTGAGCGGCTTGCCTTCAAACAACACTTGGCCTGTGCGGGGCGGCGTAATGCCAGAGATTGTCCGCAAGGTTGTGCTTTTCCCAGCGCCATTCGAGCCAATTAGGGTCACAATCTCGCCTTGATTAATCTCCAGCGAAATGCCCTTGAGCGCATGAATGTTGCCGTAATAGGTATGTACATTTTGCAATTGCAACATCGCGAATGTCCTTATCATTAAAGGATGAAGGATGAGGGATGAAGGATGAAATACCCGATCATCCAATGCGATCCTTCTCTAGGCAACCATGAATGCTAGGCCACAGTGCTCGGGTCGTTGTCCAGAAGATTTGAATTATGCTAATCGACGTAGCATTCTTCGCGCTCTTCGCGACTTCAAACCCGACCCCCGATCCCCAACAACCAATCCCCAGCCTTAGGCTTTATCAAACACCGGAGCGCCGCCGCCTTTGCCCTTGGCGGCATGACCTGTGCCAAGATAGGCCTCGACAACCTTGGGATCAGTTTGGACTTCGCGTGGCAAGCCTTCGGAAATTTTAATCCCGCGATCAAGTACGGTCACCCGCTCGGAAATACCCATGACCACTTTCATATCGTGTTCGATCAGCAGTACCGTCAGATCGCGCTCATCACGCACCTGATAGATCAACTTGGTCAAGGCATCGGTTTCTTTGGGGTTCATGCCAGCGGTTGGCTCATCGAGCAACAACAGTTTGGGGTTAGTTGCCAAGGCCCGGGCCACTTCCAAACGGCGCTGATCGCCATACGGCAGATTTTTGGCCATTTCGTCGGCACTGTTACGGCCTAAACCGACATATTCAAGCAACTCAAAGGCTTTATGCCGTGCTTCTTTTTCCTCGGCTCGCATGCTGGGAGTACGGAAAAGCGTGCCCAACAAGCCAGTATGCATACGGCAATGCTGGCCAACCAAAACATTTTCAAGCGCCGTCATATGCGCAAACAAACGAATATTTTGGAAGGTTCGGCCAATCCCCAGCTTGGTTACTTCGCTAGGCTTTGTGCCGTTGATCCGCTGACCATCGAAAATCATGTCGCCATCGCTGGGCGTGTACAAACCAGTAATCATATTGAAAAAGGTGGTTTTACCAGCACCGTTGGGGCCAATCAGCCCAACAATCGAACCTTTTTCAATCTCAAATGAAACATCGCTCACGGCGGTTAGGCCACCAAAACGCTTGGTAATGCCGCGAGCTAGCAGCAAAGGTGCCATGCAGGTCTCCTACGCCGCCAACGACGGATCAGCATCCGCCTCGGCTGCCACGCTATTGATATTGATCGGATCATCATCGGAATGTAATTCGGCTTTGCGACGCTCGTTAGGCAACAGGCCTTCCGGTCGAATCAGCATCATCACCACCAACACGATGCCAAACAACAATAAACGTTGTTGGGTCAGATCTTGTAGGGCGGAAACCCCGACCGTACTACCACCGGTGGTGAGGGCTCTCTGGTCAGCAATATCGCGGAATAATTCGGCACCTTTGGGGATAAACATCTTATCAGCGCCCTGAATCAGCAGGCCACCGACAATCACCCCGGCCATATTGCCCAAACCACCGAGAATCACCATACAGAGCAAGATGATTGAAACGCTAAAGTCGAATGAGCTTGGGAAAATTGCCCCGATGAATGCGCCATAGAACGCACCACCAAAGCCTGAGAACATTGCCCCCATCGAGAAGGCGAGCAATTTGGTGCGTACCACATTGATGCCCATTGCATCGGCGGCTAATTCATCCTCGCGCATGGCCATCCAAGCGCGGCCTTGGCGTGAATCACGCAAGCGGTTGATGAAGAAAATCGCCAAGCCCATGATGATAATCAACAGGTAATACCAAGGAATTTTGTTCGATGGCTCAAAATTGCCAATCAACGGCAAATTTGGCGGCGAGATTGGGTTAATCCCTTTATTACCACCAGTTAAGTCCATCTGTTCAATCCCAATTGGCAGGCCAAAGAAGCGCAAGGTCAAGGTTCCCGTGGGCGGGCCACCACCAAGGTTGCGGAAGAGAATCGGTACAATTTCGCCGAAACCAAGGGTCACAATCGCCAAATAGTCGCCCCTTAAGGGTAGTGTGGGCGCACCCAAGGCCAAACCAGCAATTGCCGCGACCGCCGCCGCCACCCAAATCACCAACCAAAAACTAATGTTGATGCCAAGGTGCGGCGATGAGAGCATAGCGGTGGTATAGGCACCAATTGCAAAGAAGGCTGCATAACCTAAGTCAAGCAAGCCTGCATAACCCACCACAATGTTCAAGCCCAAGGCCAACAGAATAAAGATATAAATTGGGATCAAGGCATCGAGCAAAAGCAAGTTGCCAGCGCGATCAATCAAGGGAATCAAGATCACCGGCAGGGCAATCACCGCTAACAGTGGGATATTAGGCCGCAACGGCAAAGCCCGTGCTGCACCCGCTGCCGCCCCCAATAATGCGCCCGTGATGGTACAAAAGACCAAGACAAACAGCAAAATCAGAATATCACTGGCTAAGCCCATCGCATGAGCTAAAATCACGGTTTCGGATAAATGCTCGGCAAACTCGCTAGCATCAACCCCAGCGGCGGGAGCGATCACAAAGGCGGTTAAAAAGAGGGCAAGGGCCGTCCAAGCGCCAGCAATTGCGCCAGCCCCAGCGCCCAAAGCAGCTCCATCTTGGGGTGTTGCTTGTGGTTTGCGTTGAAATGCTAGCAAACCAGCGCCCAAACCACTGAGCATACCCGCAATAATCGCCACACCTGGCTTATCGGGGCCATAGACAATTGTCATGACCGCGCCGAACAAACCAGCAATTAAGCCACCTTTAACCATATCGGGTAAGGGCGCACTATACAGCAAACAGAGCGCGGCAATGACCAGACCACCAATTATTGCCGAGCCAAGCGCAAGGTTCGGGTAATTCCATAAAAAGAATGTCCCGACTGCAAAGCCAATTCCACCAGTTATCAAATAGCGCTTTGTATTTGGCATACAATCCTCGTTTCTAGGCTTTTTGGCCACCTTCTTGTCCGAGCAAACCAGTTGGTCGGAAGAGCAAAATCAAGACAAGAATGGCGAAAATCACCGCATTCGACCAGCGTGCGCCAATATATTGATCGCTCAATGCAAGGATCAACCCAATCAGCAAACCACCCAAAGCCGAACCAAGGATATTGCCAATGCCACCAAGCACTGCCGCCGTAAACGAAAGCAAGCCAGCGGTAAAACCCATGGTAAATAAGGCAGTTCCGTTGTAGAGACCAACGATCATACCAGCAGCACCGCCCAACGCGCCACCAATAAGGAAGGTTACAGAGATGGTGCGGTCGGCGTTGATGCCCATCAAACGTGCTGCATCACGGTCTTGAGCCGTTGCACGAATTGCTTTACCAAGTTTGGTAAAACGCACAAACGAATATAAGCCCGCGAGCAAGCCAAGACTTACAACGACTACCAAGAGATCTTTATAACTAAAATTCAGCCCAGCAGGGATAAAAAAGACTTGTTCCTTTGGTAACAAGTCGGGAATGTTTTTCGGCGCAACTGATTGGCTGCCCATGGCGGTGGAAACTCGTTCAAGGGCATCGGAACCAATGGCATCAGCCGCTTTGCCCCAAATCAGGCCATCGCCCAAGAAAATCCCAACATTCTGCAAGACAAACGACATGCCAATCGCTGAAATCAAGGGAGCCAAACGTGGGGCATTGCGCAATGGTCGATAGGCAAAGCGCTCAATCCCAGCATTCAAGAACGCTGTACAAAGCATCACTAAGCCCAAAATGGCAATTAACGAAAAGAAAATCGTTAAGCCTGAGCTGGTTTTGGGGTCTAAGCCAAATAAACTAATAAAGATCAACGAAAGAAATGCCCCGATCATAAATAGATCACCGTGGGCAAAGTTGATCAACTCCAAAATCCCATAGACCAAGGTATAGCCTAATGCAATCACTGCAATGTAGGTGCCTTTGGTCAAGCCAATGACGATCTGTTGCATGAGTTGACCTGTATCGCCAATCATCTCAAGCAAAATCGTTTGGTAAATGGGAATGGCAAAGAATCCGAGGAAGATAATCAGGCCGACAAGTGTAAAAGCCCGTCGCTTGGTCAGAAATGGCTCACGTGGTACAAGCGGAGCCGACTGCGGCGACGTTGGAGTTTGAGATGCTGCCATAGCGCGTTATTCCTCTGTACCCAGCAAGGGGCTGGCAACGACACAATCCACACAGGGGAAAGGGACGATCAGCAAAGGATCGTCCCTTGGAAACGGTATCTAAGCTTACTTGAGGACTTGAACGAATTCGAACGCGCCACCCTTGATTTGTTGGCCGCTCATTTGGGTCAAGGTGGTGTCGCCGCTTGCGTCGAAGCCCCATTTGCCCAACACGCCATCAAAATCTTTGGTTGCGAAAACGTTCTTCAAGATGGTTTCGCGGTTGACGCTAGCACATGATTGGTTGATCGCAGCCAACGCTACGTTGGTTGATTCATAGCCGTAGACAGCGTAAGCTTCTGGCTCAGCGTTGAATTTGGTCTTGTAGGCGTTGTACCATTCGGCACCTTTGCCTTCAAGCTTGGCTGGTGGAACGCCACCGAAGGTTGCATAAACGCCTTCAGCGTTATCAGCACCAGCAGCGTCGATAAAGGCTTGTTCGAAGATCCCGTCTGGACCCATGAACTTAACTTTATCAGCGGTCATGCCAGCAGCCCGCATGTCTTTGACCAATTGGCCTGCGTTGCTTTGGGTAATGCCACCGAAGTAGATCATGTCGGGGTTGGTAGCAGCGATTTTCGACATCAACGCTTTGTAATCGCTAGCTTTGGCATCGATGCTATCGCGGCCTGCAATCTTGATGCCATTCTTTTCAGCGGTAGCAGCAAATACGTCAGCAATGCCTTTGCCATACAACTCGGTATCATCCAAGATGTAGACATTGGTTACGCCCAATTCTTTGGCCCAGTTGCCTGCGGCAGCACCTTGCAAGTCGTCGGCTGGCACCACGCGGGTGTAGTTGCGGGTACCTTTGGGATAGTAAACTGCTGGTTCGCCTTCAGCACCTTTGCCATCCTTAGTCAAGCCAGGGTAGGTGTTAGCAGGGCTGATCATCACAATTCCAGCATTGTTCAAGATCGGAATCGAGATCTTGGCAGCACCTGAGTTGAAGGTACCGATATAGACCATCACATCTTTGTTTGAAGCAGCAGCATTAGCGTTTTCGGCTTCTTTCGCTTCATCCCAAGCGCCTTTAGCTGCGGTTGCATCGTCAAGATCTTCATACTTGATCTCAACATTCCCATCGCACGCGGTGTATTTGGCTTCTTCTAAACGCATCTTGATGGCGTTTACAATGGTATCTGTTTGTCCTTTTGAGGAACCGGTGCGGGGTAAGCTACTAACAATCGTGACGGTAGTTTTGGTTGTTCCACCAGTTTGGGTGCCACATGCGGCCAAAATCACCATGATCATGGTCAAGACGAGCGAGAATGAAAGGAAACGTTTCATAATTCCAGTTGCTCCTTGTTTAAAAGCGAGGAAAGCCTAAAACTGGCTAGCCCAAAGCCATACATGGTTTTAGTGATGAGGCAAAAACCTCCTTAAAAGCCACATTCAACTCAAAGGTGCAATCATTGAACGACGGCTACCTGCAATGGTAGCGGGTTGGATTGGGAGAAAGTAGAGGGTCTTATAGGGCGGTAGTGTACACAACGACCATGGTTTTGTCAAACAATCAAGGTAGGACAATTTGGAGGGATGAGGGATGAAGGATGAAGGATGAAAGAGCATAATCCAGACGATTTAGGGGCTAGGGGTCAGGGGTCAGGAATTAACCCAGAGGCGCAGCGTTAAGCAGGATGAAGGATAAATTATGAGGGATGAAGAACCATAATCAAACAAATCTGTGCTCAGCTGTGGCTAAAGGTGCCTTCGCGTTCTTCGAGCCCTTGGTGGTTTCGGCCTTCGTGCGCTTCGTGTCCTTCGTGGATCAGAATAAACTGGCCATGATCCCTAATAACGAATCCCTTTTTGCCCTTTTTGCTTGTACAATACCAAGTACCTGAGTCGCAGTGGACGAAAGGAGCAAACATGCGACGGATTGTGATCCTGCTGGGCTTGATTTTGAGCCTGATTCTCATCCCCTCGAATTCGCCCTCAACCAGTGCCGCCGAGCCTTCGCGTCCGGTTTTTGCCTACTACTATGGCTGGTGGGGCAGCCAAACCTGGTATCTCGACAAAATTCGCGACCGCCCGCTGGAACTCTACGAGAGCGACCGCGATAGCACCATGCTCAACCATATTCGCCAAGCCAAAAATGCTGGCATCGATGGTTTTATTTGTACTTGGCGCTATACATGTGCTCGCTTGCTGCAATTAGCCGA from Chloroflexota bacterium includes these protein-coding regions:
- a CDS encoding ABC transporter ATP-binding protein, producing the protein MLQLQNVHTYYGNIHALKGISLEINQGEIVTLIGSNGAGKSTTLRTISGITPPRTGQVLFEGKPLNGVPAHKIVSQGISQSPEGRRIFANLTVRENLEMGAFTRNDKAEIASDMDRVFELFPRLKERVAQRGGTLSGGEQQMLAIGRALMSRPRLLLLDEPSMGLAPVLVDLIFEIIQNINSQGTTILVVEQNALMALGIAHRAYVLQTGAIVKAGDAATLREDEDVQKAYLGME
- a CDS encoding ABC transporter ATP-binding protein codes for the protein MAPLLLARGITKRFGGLTAVSDVSFEIEKGSIVGLIGPNGAGKTTFFNMITGLYTPSDGDMIFDGQRINGTKPSEVTKLGIGRTFQNIRLFAHMTALENVLVGQHCRMHTGLLGTLFRTPSMRAEEKEARHKAFELLEYVGLGRNSADEMAKNLPYGDQRRLEVARALATNPKLLLLDEPTAGMNPKETDALTKLIYQVRDERDLTVLLIEHDMKVVMGISERVTVLDRGIKISEGLPREVQTDPKVVEAYLGTGHAAKGKGGGAPVFDKA
- a CDS encoding branched-chain amino acid ABC transporter permease is translated as MPNTKRYLITGGIGFAVGTFFLWNYPNLALGSAIIGGLVIAALCLLYSAPLPDMVKGGLIAGLFGAVMTIVYGPDKPGVAIIAGMLSGLGAGLLAFQRKPQATPQDGAALGAGAGAIAGAWTALALFLTAFVIAPAAGVDASEFAEHLSETVILAHAMGLASDILILLFVLVFCTITGALLGAAAGAARALPLRPNIPLLAVIALPVILIPLIDRAGNLLLLDALIPIYIFILLALGLNIVVGYAGLLDLGYAAFFAIGAYTTAMLSSPHLGINISFWLVIWVAAAVAAIAGLALGAPTLPLRGDYLAIVTLGFGEIVPILFRNLGGGPPTGTLTLRFFGLPIGIEQMDLTGGNKGINPISPPNLPLIGNFEPSNKIPWYYLLIIIMGLAIFFINRLRDSRQGRAWMAMREDELAADAMGINVVRTKLLAFSMGAMFSGFGGAFYGAFIGAIFPSSFDFSVSIILLCMVILGGLGNMAGVIVGGLLIQGADKMFIPKGAELFRDIADQRALTTGGSTVGVSALQDLTQQRLLLFGIVLVVMMLIRPEGLLPNERRKAELHSDDDPININSVAAEADADPSLAA
- a CDS encoding branched-chain amino acid ABC transporter permease translates to MIGDTGQLMQQIVIGLTKGTYIAVIALGYTLVYGILELINFAHGDLFMIGAFLSLIFISLFGLDPKTSSGLTIFFSLIAILGLVMLCTAFLNAGIERFAYRPLRNAPRLAPLISAIGMSFVLQNVGIFLGDGLIWGKAADAIGSDALERVSTAMGSQSVAPKNIPDLLPKEQVFFIPAGLNFSYKDLLVVVVSLGLLAGLYSFVRFTKLGKAIRATAQDRDAARLMGINADRTISVTFLIGGALGGAAGMIVGLYNGTALFTMGFTAGLLSFTAAVLGGIGNILGSALGGLLIGLILALSDQYIGARWSNAVIFAILVLILLFRPTGLLGQEGGQKA
- a CDS encoding branched-chain amino acid ABC transporter substrate-binding protein, whose amino-acid sequence is MKRFLSFSLVLTMIMVILAACGTQTGGTTKTTVTIVSSLPRTGSSKGQTDTIVNAIKMRLEEAKYTACDGNVEIKYEDLDDATAAKGAWDEAKEAENANAAASNKDVMVYIGTFNSGAAKISIPILNNAGIVMISPANTYPGLTKDGKGAEGEPAVYYPKGTRNYTRVVPADDLQGAAAGNWAKELGVTNVYILDDTELYGKGIADVFAATAEKNGIKIAGRDSIDAKASDYKALMSKIAATNPDMIYFGGITQSNAGQLVKDMRAAGMTADKVKFMGPDGIFEQAFIDAAGADNAEGVYATFGGVPPAKLEGKGAEWYNAYKTKFNAEPEAYAVYGYESTNVALAAINQSCASVNRETILKNVFATKDFDGVLGKWGFDASGDTTLTQMSGQQIKGGAFEFVQVLK